The genome window ATGTTAacacttaaatgcataataccccctAATGTAATTTGCACACTAATTACAACATCATATATGCTACTAGCAAAACTTACACCAAACACCTACTAGCATTTTAGAAATCATTTATGCTACCATTTATTACCACCATTTATcatctacaatatatgttacaatatatgctactgatAAAATTGTGTACCAAATGGAGCCATAATGTTATACCatcacaatggatataatggagtgtatttcaagtacttaaaatgcTACTTTTTCGATAAATATAGccctacatgcacacaatgagtgaaaaatgatatttgaaaatttagttgtggaaaaatgatacttagagttggaatatatatatatatatatatagttgatgaatagtgaagagatatgatgaaaagaaagagagaggtgatgaaaagaaagagagagaaatgaaaaggaagagagatgatgaaaaggaagagtgagaaaatagagaaaatgaatatagagtgttggaatttatgaagtgttgatgaatagtatttattatgggactcactcatccaattaaattgtgccacataggagagatgagaagagaaagaatgattttgaagtgctatattatattactattactgtggatgctcttacaaTCTAGGAGATTCAGATTCAATGGACTTGTGTACAGGGGCAGACGCAAGATTTTACCTTTGAATGGGTAAAACAGACAGAAAATTTTTTACATACACGCTCCTCCTTCCTatatttgtactcaaaaaaccCATCTCTCTATCTAAGTGTACGTGTGGTGTGAAAACATAGTAACCGTAACCCTCAAAAGCTAGAAACAgtagataaaaataaatatatgagtAGAGTCATTTTATAGCCTCACTGAACCATTCTTGTTGGACCGTAAACTTGGCTGATATAGCAACACAAAAAAGAACCAAATTTGTTGACCTATGTTCGTATGGGATTCACAGTCAATTGTCCCTTAAATTATTAGGTGGAATAGGTCAAGAATCTATATAATAATAGAAgaataaaccaaaaaataaaaaatagagatAGGGCAAAACATAGAGATATTCAAAGGCTACTACTACTCTACTTgtactaatatttttttaaaaaaaaaaaatcagggaGGGTGAGTACAAGTAGATCCGCCTCTGCTTGTGTAGGATTAGGGGCTCTCAAATTCCTAAAAAATGTGGGAGTCTCAAATTCCAATCTAAAAACTGTAATTTTGTCTCACATCATCTCGTAGAAAAAACAATTTTGTGCTTGTCTCTATATTTGTTTCTCTCCCATTCAAAAATCTCTCTCACAAGTTTGCAAATATAAATTCATATCTTTACAATTGGATAAAACCTTATGTGTCAAAACTACAACCTTTAcatttgaatttgagacttaaaatTTTTTAGGAATTTGAGAGCCTCAAATCCACTTGTGTATACAGAGATTACGAGATCAAGAGATCCCTAAATTTTTAGTCTATCAAATCCTCTCGCTATCTATAGTGTAAAACCCCAAATTTTCAAATAACCAAATGGCGTAATTGAAAAGTCTGAAATCAAAGACTTAATTGCTGGTGGATGTGGAAGCCAATTTTGTTCAGAAAATGTTGAATTCTTCTCATCTTGAGAAAGGGAAAGTTGAATGTGTTTTTCTGGTTTCATTTCATTGAGGTTTTAGTTGCCAGGTTACATTCTCATGACGAGGTTCTTTCCAAAGAAGGATTTCTCTATGCCACTACCGACCTGTCAGAACTCATTCACTTCAAACCATTTAATTATTGGATAATGCCCCTCTCTGTCTCTgtgtctctctgtctctctgtgtctctgtgtgtgtgtgtctgtgtttACGACTTATATGTCTATGTACATTCAGCAATTCCTCGATCCCACCTACTGCAAAAGACTTGTGTATAgtagttgtttacctttttatcaTATAATAACAACCCATTTGCATGGGCTGGTGCCTAATGGCTACagaacccaaaaagaaaatgaaggaagAGTAATCTTTGTATCTTTGAAGTCCCTGATTTTAAAACCGAAAGACTTTCAAACTATTAGGATATGCATTAAAATTTACAGACAATACAAGTTGTCAATCAAAAAAGGTAAAGAGTGTGAGTGATATTCAGCAACACAATTACCAGCCACCAACACCGCCACAGGATCAGCCTCCTCCATATACACAAGCTTCCTGTTCTGATCTTCAAAAACCTGACAATATTAAGCAAATAATTCAGACCACCGTTGAAGAGCAACATTTTTCAGCTTGTGTATTCTGAAcaagatggaaaaagaaagaCGGTATAACATTATGCAAAACTTGTGCGTTTGAACTCTATTTTGGCATTAGAACCTAGCTTGGAGGGGTTCATGTCACCAAGAGGAAAAAAATCTATTTTCATTCTGCTGGTCCGTTCTTCCTCCTTTCTAATGTCAAACCAGATGGATATGCAAATGAGTTTTGATCATagttaattatattattataaacACTTAACATTGCCCATTCGGCTAGGGTCTCTGCTAAACACTCGTTAATAATACATTTCTGTATCAAACTACCAACCAAAGCTTTTAATTTTTCTCTGAAATGCATATAATGTAGCAACCCTATTTTAATAGATTTAGAAGTTAGAATCATAAATCTTCTACTTTTCCACTGTTGTCTACAACAAATCAGCCAAATTGGTTTTTCCAGCTAGTAACACTTGAACTTAAGACCTACCCAAAACAAATTTATGACACTACTCAAGGAACACTTATCATAGATTAAGAAGACACACCTCTAGATGGTTTTAATACATGCTTGTCTTCCTGGATTCCAATCATATTGCGATCctgaaaatgggaaaaaaaaatttcaggtcccaataaaaatgacaaaaaaaatttgttcacAAATCATGCACCTACCTGATAActgataaatataaaatatcacaAATTGCAAGTTAAATGAGGGACATGTCATAACATAAATTAACTGGGATACTCGATGAAAATAAGATCCAAATATTACAAGATGCAAAATTTAGTGTACCAAGAATGATAACATGAAGTTTACATCAACGAGTGTAAATATTGACATCACAAGAATATAACACACTATAGATGGTGATTGGTGAACAGGCTTGGTTGCACGTGTTCCTTTTGGCGTCTATCCCTTTTATTACAGATCCAGAGGCCTCCATCATAAGCAGATAACCACCAAAGAGAAAAAATTGAatagcaagaaaaagaaatggcAGATGTCATAGCCACAATAAAGTACAAAAGCAACATAGAAAAGCTTTTAGCTCTTCTAACAATAGGACTACATCATCCCTCCAGATAGTAGAACTTTAAGTGAATATAAAATGACCATAAACATTTTAGTGCCAAATTTTATACTTATGCTTCATTGGGGAACAAAAGGTTCAGTTCCATATTTATACCACCCAATGTTACTGTCCAGATTTAGTTATCTCAGCATCTAAGTGGAGCAGCTATGCACATGCAAGAAAAACACTAACCACATCATATATGGGGATTTGGTTGCGCCAAAATTGAAGCGGTGGTACAACTAGTCTCCCTGCAATATATACAAGTAAATACACGGCTTAGTAAGCAAAAATGCAGATGCAGAGAAAATGATAATTACTCGTAGATAACAATTAGACATCTACAAAATTGAATGTGATACTATTTTAAGTAGGTGGTACTCCATATTTGTTAATGAACAAGCTCAATATTTATTGCCTTCTCTCTCAGATATACTAAATATTCAGAACATACATCATTATGGTCTATGCTTTTGCATATTCTTTCAAATCAGTGCTATTACAGCTAGTACTAAAAACTTTTTTCGCTAAATCATTTTGTTTGTAACCGTATGTTCATTCATTTAACATGTTCCTTGCTAGCTTGTATACTTGAAGTTCATAAATGGCCTTGTTTAAGTACTTGTGAGCAAGTTCATCCGATATTCATGAAAAAGGTCCACTCTTGTCTAGACAAAAATCATGTCTACCCTACTTTTCAGCAGGTAAAGCTAGATGTGGAAAATGAGATATCATTCCAGAGAATCTAGACTTGATGGCTGAAATTAAAATCACCTGATCTGGATCTTTTACTGCTCAGGGATTCTGGAGAAactatacatacttctctttcCTGAGTAAGAGGACTTACCTGAGTAGACATTAAAATGAACACCATATTAAAAGAAAGCCAGAAAAAGACAAGTGTATATATCAATACATATAGTGGAATATACCAATAACTTCCAGTCAAATGTTGAATGGATTGGTTTAGTTGTATCAAACTCTAGACTTCCCTTTGTGAAAACTTATTAGGGGCCATTAGCTTAGCATCCTGGTAATTATTCTctgcaccttcttggtgctttaataaattgactttccattcaaaaaaaaaaaagtcctcaAACTACAATTACTGCAGTCACATGCCTTGGGAAACAAGTTCAGTAATAATGAGGGCTGATAAAGATTATTCAacatttgaatcatcaaaatagTCACTGTATGCAGAATCAAGCCTCTTTCCTTTGTATATTCtttaatacacacacacacacacagagaagcCAAGCTACTAAAGTTGCTACAACAATATTGTTAAGTGCATCGCACTACACACAAAACAAATGCAACATATGCACAATAAAGATGAGGTGTAGATATTTATATAAAGGCTTACCAATAACCAAGATAATGAGGTATATATTGATAATCCTCAGTCAGTCAATAATGGAAGGATTCAAATATTAGACGAGTTCCACATTGATACGCATGTAGCATATCCATAATAATAGAGTTTGTTCCAACTAATGTGCAAAGTGGTCTACAGAGTTCACTCCTTTACTTACTATTCCAATTAAACTCTGTACTTTCTATTCcaattcaataattttttgGCTACTGCAGTCTGCCAAACAAAATTAAAGTAAGCAATGGAGCTTATGTATCAAGGCAACATAACATGTAGTTGTCCGCACTCCTGGACAGGTGGAAAATACTTATAAGTCCAGATAAGTAACAACACTAAGTATGAATATGCATATTAAGGTGGTCACATACTTACATCTTAATCAGTGATCAAAGTTGTTTCGATTAAGCAAACATTATTACTGGAAAAATATGAGCTTGTTATAGTCGCACAGTATGTGATTTGTGCGTCACAAAACGAATGCAAACTAACAAATCCAAGATGCAGAGCACGTGTATGAAACTACCATCCACAGGATAAAGGAATAATGAATTACACATACAAACAGACAACAGCTTACATGTGCATCAAAAACGATTTTCCTTTTAGATTTGTTTGCCGATGAGTGTTGTTTCCTCCCTTTGCTGTTTGGTGTCCTCAACTTCCCTTTGCTTTTTGGTGTCCCCAACAAATTTCTTGACCTTTGTCTGACAGACTGACTAAATGTTGCCTCTGATGCCTTAATTTTCACCCTAGAGCGGACAGCTGATTGTGATGAATTGCCCTTTGGTCTTTTTTCATCAGGGAGTTCAACTTCCTCTCTTACATACATTTTGTCTTTATCCTTCATGGAGCATCTGGATACAgggttctctctctgtttccttCTCAAGTAGTTCCCCTTGATGACCCTTCTTTTGCCATTGGAATTCGCAGGAGTAAAATTTACTGCATCTATTTCCACTGCATTTGGAGAATTACTATTTAAATCTATTGTTGACCTCACCATGGGAACTGCCATTGTAGTATTAAAATTATGATTTTCAGAAAATTCTGGAATATTAAAATCTCCAACGGCCGGAGATCTGGACATGGATCCACATGTTGCTCCAAGGCAAACATCAGCATTATTTGACCTATTGACGCCACAGAAATTATTGTCTTTATCATTCATACAACATGTAGATACAGGGTTCTCTTTCTGTTTTCTTCCTGAGTAGTTCAGCTCAATGCTACTTCTTTTACCACCATAATTACTTGGAGGAGTAACATTTAGTGCATCCATTTCCACCGCATTTGGGTTATCATTATCTCCATCTATTCTTGACTGCATCATGCGAACTGACATGGTTCTATCAGTGGCATTTCTGTCATCCTCCTTTTCCTTGTCTCTTGACCTATTCTCCGATCCTGTAGGTTGTTCTGTGCCTTCAAGGTTACCATCTGAAAATTTGGAATCTACACTGACCCTTACTTCTTCAACAGATCTTGAAAATCTAGCTGCATGATGAAGCAAGTTAGAACTTTCTAAAAGACTAAAACATTAATTGTGATTTTCCAGAGACATATTGAGACTAATCTTTTCCTGAGGTTGATGTCATGCACACCTTCATTAATATCCTTGAAGTTTCTTAAACAGACATAGAGGAAAGGAAAACAAGGGGAAGCGATTCTTGTTAGTGaaatatgaagaagaaaaaccGAAGGAGGAGATTGTGAATTTTCCTTAAATGAAAGAAATCTGCGCCAAGATGAACGCCGGATTGAAGCTAATGAACAAAGGGGGGCTGAACGACAAGATGGAAGTCTCTTTTCTGCTAAGGCTAAAGCCGGGACCCATAAAGTTCCGGCATAGTAGCGCGAAAAGCCAAAGAGAAAGCCAAGCTGCAAACGAAGACCCACAAAAGGTACAGCAAGTTACAGCCACCTAGGAAGAGGGTAAGCGCGCTCAAATGGAGGCTTGGCTTGAAAGCTTTCTTgactttgagaaagaaaagccAACTATTTTTATTATTAGTCAAAGTAAAGGTGCGCAGCTTTCGAACCCCTTCTCGGAGCTGGCTGCAAAGCCCTTACGTCATAGGGCTAGCGGCATATTGTACTAGATCCGTACCCTACATTAGGAGAGCTAACCACAATGACAAAGTACTAACCTGGTTTGGTAGTTGCGTTCTCCGCAGTAGAGATGTTTCTTAAACCAATGCCCTTAGAAGGCTCTTCCCTGAAATACTTTTTAGCATATTCTTCCCAATACATTGGAAAGCCGAACAAGAAATGACTAGAAGCCTgttcaagtgaaaaacataaatGTCAATTTTCCGTTTCAGAAAAATATTACGATGAATTAGTTAAAGAATATTCAGCCATTTATGTTTTTTTCTATGTTGGCCACATGCTTAAGATGGTGATTGGAAGTtgggttttttctttgtttcattttctttgaagaGAACTAACTCCCAGCAGCTTGACACATGATGTACATTGACGACCTAACAAAGAAGCCCAAGGATTCATTCTTTACGTGCTGTATTTGGAGGGAAATTTAGCCCAACACACAAGCTCGTGACATTGTACTATTGTAGGATAAACTTAATTCCTCACTACTGTTTTTTAACTCCTTTATTGAACATACATGGATCTTAATGTTTGTTAATTCCTCACTACTGTTTATGCAGCTCAATGCATACAATTGCTAATGTAAAGGATAAAGGCAAGCATGTTTGCAAAAATCTAATATTTGGAGCTTCAACAGCAAACTCTAACATTTATAATCAATGTAACATGAAATTGTAATCTAAGCCATAGCAGATGAAGTGAACATCAGACTCCAATTGGGTAAGGTAATCATTTCAATGAATCACCTCAGAAGAAAAACCATTTTCTACGGTCCTCAACTTGTTCAATAAGCCTTGGATCATGACATAAATCCCATCAGCTGTTTCAAGGGTGAAGATATCAAATCTTCTGGTAATGGGTGCAGAGTAAAACACTCTCATTTGTTGCTGCCTGTGGAGTAAAGAGTAAAGTGAGCCATTcttaaaatggaaagaaaaaagaagttccCATATCTCTTTGCCAATCTTTATCTTCAAAATCAGCCAAAACGCATCACAAATATTTATCACAGTCAGAACCATTTGACTGCAGAGAAACATATATTTACAACTACAAGATTAAATGGAGGGATATAAACCAATACAACTTCAGCAATCATAGAGTTACACAAAATTGAGTTCATCTAAACAACTAAAGAAACTATTGCGCTCCCCttcttttgaaagaaaaactAATTACATCCCCATGCCCCCAaaattcttattaaaaaaatgtgaaacttATAACAAACACGAGCATGGTACTTCAAGGAGTTATAATAGAACCTGAGTTGCAAAACTATTAAGgattggaaaaagaaagaagaaaccctaagaaaaaaaagagatcatACCCTCTAGATGTCAAGCCCGCGACAGCCAGTCTTTTCCCCTCAAAGTCCTTATCGGCTTTAATCAACCACCAATCCTGCAAGCACACCTTTCCGACAgacataaaaactaaaaaaatcagCACCAAGAACagatgagaaaaaaattaaaccGAAAATTTGCTTGatgttaaattatttttaaaggaGAAAAACGCTAACAGTTTTCAGAAAGTGAGATGAGCAGCCATCTTCTTTGTTTCCGTCGTTGTCGGTGGGGACACTTTGAGGGGGGAGAGGAGAGAACGCCATACAGATTTCAAAGACGTATTGACTGACAAGCGGAGCTTCGACCTCTCATTTCAATTTTCGTTTTCAAATTAGGGTGTTTCTCATCGAGAGGTTTTagccttttaggatttctttttCCCGCTCAGAAACACTGGCTACGACGCCATTGCCTTGTTGTTACTGTGGGACTGGCTCCAGCAGTCAAATGCGATTCCGCATGAGCCCATTTATAcgaaataacactaaaaaaatGATGCAATATTATTTGACAAACCTTAATTGCATcccattatttgttttttttttttgagatacaacACAAGCAGTATAAACAAACCTACAACTTGACACCTACGAAGAACGCAGGCAAAAAGTCAAGAGGTAGAAAGAGCTTATAAAGTGCTTGTGAGGGACacacacaaccgatgtgggatttatttGTTGAGTACACACAATCTAAATAAACCTcagtgaaaaataaaacaattatgagttcatcttattttgtgtttttatcaaattttacaTATTGCACCCTATAATTTCAGTCGTTGAATCTCATCAACGACTGagattaaacaaaattaaaaaaacaaaataattcatcttatttattaaaaaaatacgaTTTTAGTACTCGTTTTCACGCCTTTTCTATTGGTTTCCTTTCCGGCAAGCAAATATGGAAGcgaaattgaaataaataataatcctTTTGATTTACTGATGTAAATCCAGGCCCAAACCCAGCAACAAGCAGGCCCTAACTACCCACTAGAAAATCGGTTGACTAGTGTTAGGAttggcccacttatatactgcaacttGGAAGCTGAATCCACCGATGTAGGATTCACGAACGATGTTCACATCATTCACACCCCCTATGACTCGTCGCTGCTACCCCTTGGGCCCCGGCTGACACGAGTTTTCAAAACCTGCTCTGATGTAAATCCAGtcccaagcccaacaacaagCAGGCCCTAACTACCCACTAGAAAATCGGTTAACTAGTGTTAGGAttggcccacttatatactgcaacttGGAACCTGAATCCACCAATGTGGGATTCACGAACGATGTTCACATCACTTGCATTTCTTCAGGAGGAAGCTCTACCATCAATGACTTCGTCGCAAAATCGTTTTCCACCCCCTGAGGCGCCCTCGGGCTTCAAAAACCCTCCTCCTCCCCCTCCTTTCCCTTGGTCCAAGCTTAGCCCCAAAGGAAACAATGAACCATGGTACGCGCCACCACCAACAATGTGAGTCGAGCCGTCTCCGGAGCTGAGTTGAAGCGTCATAGGCGGAGGAGCTACGGGATCAAACAGAGgtgatagagaaaaaaaaagaagaagaagaagattgaagTTGAAAGAGATATGGAGACGATTAGACGAAAGAGATAGGGAAACAATAGGGTCAACTGGGGGTGTGTATAGATAAgggtttttttgtgttttttggggtgtacttagtgaaagttggggtgcaaataagattcatctaTTATTTCTCATTGGATATACCAAATTAATAcacataaatgattttttttccttcactaaggtttttatctttctttcctttttttgctTAGTAAGATTTTAGCGAGGCACATTCTATGTGTAAATGATCATCGAAGGAGGAGTGTTATAATCATCGTTACAACACTATAATTAGCACATTgtcaaaataatattatttctcAGGGTTTATGCTTCGCCCATAATTATGCTGCTGCAATGGAACTGTTTAAGAAAATTAAGAACCAAGGTTGCTTACCTGATGAATTTACATACAATATGTTGATTGACAGCTTCTATATTTAAGGTAAACTAGATGAAGCTTTCAGCTTGCTGAAAGGTATGGAATCCAATGGATGTGCGTGGAATGTTATAACCTATAATACTTTGATGGATAGTCTCTATAAAAACAAAAGGATTGTAGAAGCAGAGGAGATTTTTGATCAGATGGAAATGATGGAAAAAGGTGATCATTTGTATTCAGTTATGTATGAGATTATTTCCGTGGTCTCTGCAGTGGTGGTGGACCAATTGGGGAAGCTGTTGATTTTATGATTTAGATGACAGGAAAGGATTTCTACAAGAGTTCTCATCATTCTATATGCTCGTTGAAGGGTTGTGTGCCTTGTTGATAGAGGAAACCTTAGTTAAGCTTGTTGAAATGGTGATGAAGGCAGCAAATTTATCTAATGACAAAGTTTCCTTGATAAGGGGTTTTCTCAATATTCGTAAATACCAACAGATGCCTTGGCCACTCTCGGAGGCATCTTGGATCAACGAAagcaaaataatcattgatgaAGATGAAATTCAATAATCATTGGTGGTCGAGGTTTACACGGTTAAGCCCACTC of Tripterygium wilfordii isolate XIE 37 chromosome 13, ASM1340144v1, whole genome shotgun sequence contains these proteins:
- the LOC120013238 gene encoding kinetochore-associated protein KNL-2 homolog isoform X1, which translates into the protein MAFSPLPPQSVPTDNDGNKEDGCSSHFLKTVCLQDWWLIKADKDFEGKRLAVAGLTSRGQQQMRVFYSAPITRRFDIFTLETADGIYVMIQGLLNKLRTVENGFSSEASSHFLFGFPMYWEEYAKKYFREEPSKGIGLRNISTAENATTKPARFSRSVEEVRVSVDSKFSDGNLEGTEQPTGSENRSRDKEKEDDRNATDRTMSVRMMQSRIDGDNDNPNAVEMDALNVTPPSNYGGKRSSIELNYSGRKQKENPVSTCCMNDKDNNFCGVNRSNNADVCLGATCGSMSRSPAVGDFNIPEFSENHNFNTTMAVPMVRSTIDLNSNSPNAVEIDAVNFTPANSNGKRRVIKGNYLRRKQRENPVSRCSMKDKDKMYVREEVELPDEKRPKGNSSQSAVRSRVKIKASEATFSQSVRQRSRNLLGTPKSKGKLRTPNSKGRKQHSSANKSKRKIVFDAHVSPLTQEREVCIVSPESLSSKRSRSGRLVVPPLQFWRNQIPIYDVDRNMIGIQEDKHVLKPSRGF
- the LOC120013238 gene encoding kinetochore-associated protein KNL-2 homolog isoform X2, whose translation is MAFSPLPPQSVPTDNDGNKEDGCSSHFLKTDWWLIKADKDFEGKRLAVAGLTSRGQQQMRVFYSAPITRRFDIFTLETADGIYVMIQGLLNKLRTVENGFSSEASSHFLFGFPMYWEEYAKKYFREEPSKGIGLRNISTAENATTKPARFSRSVEEVRVSVDSKFSDGNLEGTEQPTGSENRSRDKEKEDDRNATDRTMSVRMMQSRIDGDNDNPNAVEMDALNVTPPSNYGGKRSSIELNYSGRKQKENPVSTCCMNDKDNNFCGVNRSNNADVCLGATCGSMSRSPAVGDFNIPEFSENHNFNTTMAVPMVRSTIDLNSNSPNAVEIDAVNFTPANSNGKRRVIKGNYLRRKQRENPVSRCSMKDKDKMYVREEVELPDEKRPKGNSSQSAVRSRVKIKASEATFSQSVRQRSRNLLGTPKSKGKLRTPNSKGRKQHSSANKSKRKIVFDAHVSPLTQEREVCIVSPESLSSKRSRSGRLVVPPLQFWRNQIPIYDVDRNMIGIQEDKHVLKPSRGF